One window from the genome of Nitrospiraceae bacterium encodes:
- a CDS encoding response regulator: protein MQRILLVDDHEMARKAMKHFLEHHGYACEEAEHGAAALAKLDQGPSVDLIVSDNHMPVMIGMELLVQVKANPHFGSIPFILYSGNITDEMYQRAIEAGALAVLNKPYNFSDFVAMVKKALKTP, encoded by the coding sequence ATGCAACGCATCCTCCTTGTTGATGATCATGAGATGGCCCGGAAAGCCATGAAACATTTTCTTGAGCACCATGGGTATGCCTGTGAGGAAGCCGAACACGGAGCCGCCGCCCTGGCTAAGTTGGATCAAGGACCGAGTGTAGATCTCATCGTTTCCGATAACCACATGCCGGTCATGATCGGCATGGAATTACTCGTCCAGGTGAAAGCCAACCCTCATTTCGGCTCCATCCCTTTCATTCTGTATTCGGGAAATATCACCGACGAGATGTACCAACGGGCAATTGAGGCGGGAGCTCTGGCCGTGCTCAACAAACCGTACAATTTTTCAGATTTTGTCGCGATGGTCAAAAAGGCCCTCAAAACGCCGTAA
- a CDS encoding fused MFS/spermidine synthase — MTFFPPKMPQVSVLPYAVAIFLSAFLLFQVEPIIARYILPWFGGTPAVWTTCMLFFQVFLLVGYAYAHLLASHLSPRHQALVHLGLVVCSLVFLPITPGDGWKPDGTQNPMLAIILLLMVTIGVPFLLISASGPLLQHWFNRVHPTVSPYRLFALSNLGSLLGLVSYPFFIEPQMGLRTQTFFWSAGYGLYAVMCAWGARPLFRLATRSGFSENPESRTDTKLRRPERLLTLALAACGSVVLLASTNQICRDIAVIPFLWVLPLGLYLISFILCFDHPRWYDRRIWVPVLLVLLSAVVYLLHQEYAETEINLYLQIFIYSAVLFACCMVCHGELARLKPSARFLTSFYLMVALGGALGGVFVNLVAPVLFQGYWEFHFGLVATMMLLGICLFRTRDPLRSPLMFWSERVVFVGGIATLAGFLALHIHEQQASTILTSRNFYGVLRIKETDKGTKSASRFLYHGRINHGRQFLSPPRHSYPTAYYGPFSGISLAISRHPQQLRLNALEDRKGQGGLRVGNIGLGVGTTAVYARPGDTYRFYEINPEVERMAREYFTFLKDAKGAQQVVLGDGRISLERELENGHRQQFDILAVDAFSGDGIPVHLLTREAFALYWEHLQPDGILALHISNRHFDFSPVVRALAREFGKQAFWIKDVADPEKGNSYSDWILVTTNQAFLKDPFVNFRVAPWRTLGEIFWTDDYSNLFQVVAP, encoded by the coding sequence ATGACTTTCTTTCCACCAAAAATGCCCCAGGTGTCTGTCCTTCCGTATGCCGTTGCGATTTTTCTCAGTGCATTTCTGTTGTTTCAAGTAGAGCCCATCATCGCCCGGTATATTCTTCCCTGGTTTGGAGGCACCCCGGCGGTCTGGACGACGTGCATGCTTTTCTTTCAGGTCTTTCTACTGGTCGGGTATGCCTATGCCCATCTTCTCGCAAGCCACCTCTCTCCTCGGCATCAGGCCCTGGTTCACCTGGGTCTGGTGGTGTGTTCTCTGGTCTTTCTCCCTATCACCCCAGGGGATGGATGGAAGCCGGATGGCACACAAAATCCGATGCTGGCGATTATTCTGCTCCTCATGGTGACCATTGGGGTGCCGTTTCTCCTCATCTCGGCTTCTGGCCCTCTTCTGCAACATTGGTTCAACCGGGTCCATCCCACTGTGTCACCGTATCGGCTTTTTGCATTATCGAATCTGGGCTCACTCTTGGGATTGGTCTCCTATCCTTTTTTTATCGAGCCGCAAATGGGGTTGCGCACGCAGACCTTCTTCTGGTCGGCCGGGTACGGCCTGTACGCGGTTATGTGCGCCTGGGGCGCCAGGCCGCTGTTTCGATTGGCCACGAGGAGTGGATTCTCTGAAAATCCTGAGTCTCGAACAGACACGAAGCTGCGTCGGCCTGAGAGGCTCTTGACCCTCGCTCTCGCTGCTTGCGGATCGGTGGTCCTCCTCGCAAGCACGAATCAGATTTGTCGGGATATCGCGGTCATCCCATTTCTTTGGGTTCTCCCGCTGGGCCTCTACCTTATCTCCTTCATTCTGTGTTTCGATCATCCGCGATGGTACGACCGACGGATCTGGGTGCCCGTGTTGCTGGTATTGCTCTCCGCAGTTGTCTACCTATTGCACCAGGAATATGCGGAGACCGAGATCAATCTCTACCTCCAGATTTTCATCTACTCGGCCGTTCTCTTTGCCTGCTGCATGGTGTGTCATGGCGAACTGGCTCGCTTGAAGCCTTCCGCCAGATTTCTCACATCCTTCTATCTCATGGTTGCGTTAGGGGGAGCGTTGGGTGGGGTGTTTGTCAACCTGGTCGCACCCGTTCTCTTTCAAGGATACTGGGAATTTCATTTTGGGCTGGTGGCCACGATGATGCTCCTGGGAATCTGTCTGTTCCGGACGAGGGATCCGCTCAGATCGCCACTCATGTTCTGGTCAGAAAGGGTTGTGTTTGTTGGGGGAATTGCCACTCTTGCAGGTTTTCTGGCACTGCATATTCACGAGCAGCAAGCGAGTACTATTCTGACATCGCGTAATTTTTATGGTGTCCTGCGAATAAAGGAGACGGATAAAGGTACGAAGTCCGCCAGCCGTTTCCTCTATCACGGTCGCATCAACCATGGCAGGCAATTCCTGTCTCCCCCCCGGCACTCGTACCCCACTGCCTATTACGGGCCGTTCAGTGGAATCAGCTTAGCCATCAGCCGTCATCCTCAACAACTGAGGTTGAACGCCCTCGAGGACAGGAAAGGGCAAGGAGGCTTGCGGGTTGGGAACATCGGGTTGGGGGTTGGCACTACCGCAGTGTATGCCAGGCCCGGGGATACGTATCGATTTTATGAAATCAATCCTGAGGTGGAACGAATGGCCAGGGAGTACTTCACGTTTCTCAAAGATGCCAAGGGAGCCCAGCAGGTTGTCCTTGGAGATGGACGAATTTCTCTCGAGCGGGAATTGGAGAACGGACATCGACAGCAGTTCGATATTTTAGCGGTGGATGCCTTCAGCGGGGACGGCATTCCGGTGCACCTGCTGACGAGGGAGGCCTTTGCTCTCTACTGGGAGCATTTACAACCCGACGGGATCCTCGCCCTTCATATCTCGAATCGTCACTTTGACTTCAGCCCCGTGGTCCGGGCCTTGGCCAGAGAGTTCGGCAAGCAGGCGTTCTGGATCAAGGACGTGGCTGACCCTGAGAAAGGGAATAGCTATAGTGATTGGATCCTGGTCACGACCAACCAGGCGTTTTTAAAAGACCCCTTCGTCAACTTCCGTGTTGCACCCTGGCGCACCCTCGGGGAAATCTTCTGGACTGACGACTACAGCAATCTCTTTCAGGTGGTGGCGCCATGA
- a CDS encoding RNA-binding protein, translated as MGSKLYVGGLPYSATQTELTDLFSAHGTVESANVISDKFTGQSRGFGFVEMSSGEEAQAAISALNSTEFGGRTLTVNEAKPQAPRTGGGGYGGGGGDFGGDKRRSRF; from the coding sequence ATGGGTTCAAAATTGTATGTAGGTGGTTTGCCGTATTCCGCGACTCAAACAGAATTAACCGACTTGTTTTCGGCACACGGCACCGTCGAGTCAGCCAATGTCATCAGCGACAAGTTTACCGGCCAATCGCGCGGGTTTGGATTTGTCGAAATGTCTTCGGGAGAGGAAGCGCAAGCCGCAATTTCAGCTCTGAACTCTACCGAGTTTGGTGGTCGCACATTGACGGTCAACGAAGCTAAACCCCAGGCCCCACGCACGGGTGGCGGAGGTTATGGCGGCGGCGGTGGAGATTTTGGTGGCGATAAACGTCGCAGCCGGTTCTAA
- a CDS encoding lipase family protein, with protein sequence MPKIIPGPNLEVVLPPNLNHTYFAEASQHPFRFRSQSFQLVNAWWLAEAALLAYAEKEFAIPQYTKAGLTVEGSQPFSIGGSTQCYVAHNQDVVIVAFRGTQVLKPVGSKLPGEIWRQVVKDLWTDGKFRLIVSGQGGSVHEGFKKALDEVWESLKAYLDGLKEEKRDRTFWFTGHSLGAALATLAADRYGDVQGLYTFGSPLVGDEGFARDFYVSGYRFVNNNDVVARIPLWGSNALNLMKWGRYEHVGLLKYIDETGKLFDNPSMLERVQRGVGGQVQLLREVMNQWSNGEFSDIPIDCFNDHAPLYYALRIWNCYEQELQGV encoded by the coding sequence ATGCCAAAAATTATTCCTGGTCCCAATTTAGAAGTGGTGTTACCTCCAAATTTGAATCATACATATTTCGCCGAGGCCAGCCAGCATCCGTTCCGGTTTAGGTCCCAAAGCTTTCAACTGGTGAATGCCTGGTGGTTGGCGGAAGCCGCCTTGCTGGCCTATGCCGAAAAAGAATTTGCTATTCCTCAATACACAAAGGCCGGTTTAACCGTGGAAGGCAGTCAGCCTTTTAGCATTGGTGGAAGTACCCAATGCTATGTGGCCCATAATCAGGATGTTGTGATTGTGGCCTTTCGTGGCACGCAAGTGCTGAAACCGGTAGGAAGTAAGCTCCCTGGGGAGATCTGGCGTCAGGTCGTAAAGGATTTGTGGACAGACGGGAAATTTCGGTTAATCGTATCTGGTCAAGGTGGGTCTGTGCATGAGGGTTTTAAAAAGGCATTGGACGAAGTGTGGGAATCCCTCAAGGCATATTTAGATGGATTGAAAGAGGAAAAGCGGGATCGAACTTTTTGGTTTACCGGGCACAGTCTTGGGGCGGCTCTAGCGACATTAGCTGCCGATCGTTATGGGGATGTGCAAGGTCTCTATACCTTTGGGTCTCCGCTGGTAGGGGATGAGGGATTTGCGAGGGATTTCTATGTCAGTGGGTATCGGTTTGTGAACAACAACGATGTGGTTGCTCGAATCCCTCTTTGGGGTTCCAATGCGTTGAACCTGATGAAGTGGGGTCGTTATGAACATGTCGGTCTCCTTAAATACATTGATGAAACTGGTAAGCTTTTTGATAATCCCTCCATGTTGGAAAGGGTACAGCGTGGTGTGGGAGGCCAGGTTCAACTTCTTCGTGAGGTGATGAATCAATGGTCCAATGGCGAGTTTAGTGACATACCCATTGATTGTTTCAATGATCACGCTCCCCTGTATTATGCCCTTCGTATTTGGAATTGTTATGAACAGGAACTCCAAGGTGTCTAG
- a CDS encoding DUF4168 domain-containing protein: MNSMASSLQKLSVLLVIPSLCGLGIFSVVHAQNVNSQPQKVESRPMQKELIEPNLEPFAGAYKEISQIHTTYKERIIQAGDPGKSEALQEEANRKMSQAVTDHGLTIKDYNAIFQSIQNDPALKEEFMTVLNRTQ, from the coding sequence ATGAATTCCATGGCATCGAGTTTACAGAAATTGAGTGTGCTGCTAGTGATTCCGAGTCTATGTGGCTTGGGAATTTTTTCTGTGGTACACGCGCAAAATGTGAATTCCCAACCTCAGAAAGTTGAATCCCGGCCTATGCAGAAGGAATTAATTGAGCCGAATCTTGAACCCTTTGCTGGAGCCTACAAAGAAATCTCCCAGATCCATACGACATACAAAGAGCGTATCATCCAGGCAGGTGACCCTGGCAAAAGTGAAGCTCTTCAAGAAGAGGCCAACCGGAAGATGAGCCAGGCCGTGACGGATCATGGATTGACCATCAAGGACTACAATGCCATTTTTCAATCAATTCAAAATGATCCGGCCCTCAAAGAAGAATTCATGACGGTACTGAATCGAACGCAATAA
- a CDS encoding LOG family protein — MSVSITPDTSMHMLSQHEVEKLRETSEGGLHELFRSSALAVLTSGNDTDDTKAFFARYADFDIALEQRDRGVKLELINAPASAFVDGKIIQGIKEHLFAVLRDIIYVHNEIQHNKKFDLTTSNGITNAIFHILRNAEIIHSVDDPHLVVCWGGHSISEAEYRYTKEVGHQLGLRSMDICTGCGPGAMKGPMKGATIAHAKQRIKNGRYLGITEPGIITAEAPNPIVNELVIMPDIEKRLEAFVRVGHGFIVFPGGAGTLEEILYLLGVLLHPNNNEVPFPLIFTGPKNSASYFETIDIFIRQTLGPQAAQRYQIIIDDPQRGAYELTTGIQRVREFRKRTHDAFYFNWHLTIDHEFQKPFAPTHESMAQLDLHVDQPIHMLAANLRRAFSGIVAGHVKSQVLNAIEINGPFTIHGDSTIMKLMDELLQSFINQHRMKIDQQNFKPCYEIIA; from the coding sequence GTGAGTGTGAGTATCACTCCGGATACCTCAATGCACATGCTGTCGCAGCATGAAGTTGAGAAGCTCAGAGAGACCAGTGAGGGCGGCCTTCATGAACTTTTCAGAAGCAGCGCCTTGGCGGTTCTGACGAGTGGCAATGATACGGACGACACAAAAGCATTTTTCGCCCGTTATGCAGATTTCGACATTGCCTTGGAGCAACGGGATCGCGGAGTGAAGCTTGAGCTCATCAATGCTCCGGCCAGTGCGTTTGTGGATGGGAAGATTATTCAAGGAATTAAAGAGCATCTCTTTGCCGTGCTGCGTGACATCATCTATGTCCATAACGAAATACAGCACAACAAAAAATTTGATTTAACGACATCCAATGGGATCACCAACGCGATTTTCCATATCTTACGAAACGCCGAGATCATTCATTCTGTTGATGATCCGCATTTGGTGGTGTGCTGGGGAGGCCATTCGATCAGCGAGGCCGAATATCGTTACACAAAAGAAGTGGGGCATCAACTCGGCCTACGTTCCATGGATATTTGTACGGGCTGTGGGCCAGGGGCGATGAAGGGACCGATGAAAGGAGCCACGATTGCTCATGCGAAACAACGTATTAAAAACGGTCGATATTTGGGCATCACGGAACCAGGTATCATTACGGCTGAAGCTCCGAATCCCATTGTGAATGAACTGGTCATCATGCCGGATATTGAAAAACGCCTTGAAGCGTTTGTTCGTGTCGGACATGGATTTATCGTGTTTCCCGGCGGGGCGGGAACCTTGGAAGAAATTCTTTACCTGCTCGGCGTCCTGTTACATCCAAACAATAATGAGGTACCTTTTCCACTTATCTTTACCGGCCCCAAAAATAGTGCCAGCTATTTTGAAACGATTGATATCTTTATCAGGCAAACGCTCGGACCTCAAGCCGCGCAACGATATCAAATCATTATTGACGATCCTCAGCGTGGGGCCTATGAATTGACAACAGGCATACAACGCGTACGGGAGTTTCGAAAACGAACCCATGACGCCTTCTATTTCAACTGGCATCTAACCATCGACCATGAATTCCAAAAACCGTTTGCGCCCACACATGAGTCGATGGCGCAATTGGACCTCCATGTCGACCAACCCATCCATATGTTGGCCGCGAATTTGCGTCGGGCATTTTCAGGAATCGTCGCTGGCCATGTGAAATCCCAAGTGCTCAATGCCATTGAAATAAATGGGCCATTCACCATACACGGGGATTCAACGATTATGAAACTCATGGATGAGCTCCTGCAATCCTTCATCAATCAACACCGCATGAAAATTGATCAACAGAACTTTAAGCCGTGTTATGAAATTATCGCCTAG
- a CDS encoding tetratricopeptide repeat protein, producing MASSASRLGEIFLHRGDLSKARECYEQAIAEARQLGSLKALSDALGNLGNVSALLEHYEQAEACYREVLGIQRTLQEGHAIGETLVNLGSLKADMGEPETARAFYLEAIDYLAPLGHERALGILYSNLALQELKLRRSELAIQAFHTALDHHRKVGNEDGLATTYGQLGKTFFHLGNLSRAEACLNNATEHFIKLGNSTGEAGALRLLADVYLERNDHISALRCLERVVQIDLTYRLPQYEDDRQRLGWLLSS from the coding sequence ATGGCAAGCTCTGCTTCTCGGCTCGGCGAAATTTTCCTCCATCGTGGCGATCTGTCAAAAGCGCGTGAGTGCTATGAACAGGCTATTGCAGAGGCAAGGCAGCTGGGATCACTGAAGGCCTTGTCGGATGCTTTGGGCAATCTGGGAAATGTCAGCGCCTTGTTGGAACACTATGAACAAGCCGAGGCCTGTTATCGAGAAGTCCTTGGAATTCAACGAACCTTGCAAGAAGGGCATGCTATCGGGGAAACACTGGTGAATTTAGGAAGTCTCAAAGCCGACATGGGTGAGCCGGAAACGGCTCGTGCGTTCTATTTGGAAGCAATAGATTATTTGGCCCCTCTAGGCCATGAGCGGGCTTTGGGAATTTTATATAGCAATCTGGCTCTGCAAGAATTGAAGCTACGTCGGTCCGAACTAGCGATTCAAGCCTTTCATACGGCTTTAGACCATCACCGTAAAGTCGGAAATGAAGACGGATTGGCGACCACCTATGGTCAACTTGGGAAAACCTTTTTTCATCTGGGCAATCTCAGCCGGGCCGAGGCCTGTCTCAATAATGCGACTGAACATTTCATTAAATTGGGAAATAGTACGGGAGAGGCTGGAGCCTTGCGCCTACTGGCTGACGTCTATTTGGAGCGAAATGATCACATCTCGGCGCTTCGCTGTCTGGAGCGTGTCGTGCAAATCGATCTGACCTATCGGCTCCCACAATATGAGGATGATCGCCAACGATTAGGCTGGTTGCTTAGTTCCTAA
- a CDS encoding HU family DNA-binding protein: MGKAMTKSQIADHLAKKADVTKKIATQILDDFAALAYKEAKNAFVVPGIGKLVLAHRKARMGRNPQTGAAIKIPAKRVVKFRVAKAAKDAILGVKK, translated from the coding sequence ATGGGAAAGGCCATGACAAAGTCGCAGATTGCCGATCACCTGGCTAAAAAAGCGGATGTTACCAAGAAAATTGCCACGCAAATTCTTGATGATTTTGCCGCGCTGGCTTACAAGGAAGCCAAAAATGCGTTTGTGGTACCTGGAATTGGTAAGTTGGTCCTTGCACACCGAAAAGCCAGAATGGGCAGAAATCCCCAAACTGGTGCTGCGATTAAAATCCCAGCCAAACGTGTCGTGAAGTTCCGCGTAGCCAAGGCAGCTAAAGATGCGATCTTGGGGGTCAAAAAGTAA
- a CDS encoding amidohydrolase family protein, which yields MIVLSNIHKLYDGTSATTRSIHERVDLWIDEGTIKAVSPHNPARPQGSDVHRIDCATYTVTPGLIDCHGHVTLWGVGSAELDRMNSPEAPFWAERILFRTLVQGGVTTLRDVGGATSVLKRLVDQGAVLGPRLKLAICMLSTTGGHADFRGPDRCCGELSRLWPAGPGRPSSIVDGPWECRKRVREIAACGGDLVKVCASPGVVSPTDHLEHRDFTLEELEAICDEAAGRGMYVAAHAHSQNGIKLAIQAGVKDIQHISFMNEDLAELAYAKGCVVTPTAWVGQRLAMSDEFNAFIRAKVQQVAESHAQAVKSAQASGLKLLAGTDPVLPDMHGRNYMELVALIAEGVPPLAAWFGATGLAADQLGQTDTGTLAEGKRADILVCKEDVVEDPSRFENGALLEVLKDGWAYRNGLPGVRQRTFPDCVDLALSSSSS from the coding sequence ATGATTGTTCTCTCAAATATACACAAACTTTATGATGGGACCTCTGCAACAACCAGGTCTATTCACGAACGAGTTGACCTGTGGATAGATGAGGGAACCATCAAGGCCGTTTCTCCTCATAACCCTGCCCGTCCTCAGGGATCTGATGTTCATCGGATCGACTGCGCAACCTATACCGTCACCCCAGGGCTTATCGACTGTCATGGGCATGTGACACTTTGGGGAGTGGGAAGTGCTGAACTGGACCGAATGAATTCCCCGGAGGCCCCGTTTTGGGCCGAACGCATCTTATTTCGCACCCTAGTTCAGGGAGGTGTGACGACCCTGCGGGATGTGGGTGGAGCCACCTCTGTTCTGAAGCGACTTGTGGATCAGGGGGCGGTGTTGGGTCCACGTCTCAAGTTGGCCATTTGCATGCTCTCCACTACTGGAGGACATGCGGATTTTCGAGGGCCGGATCGATGCTGTGGGGAGCTTTCCCGTTTGTGGCCTGCCGGTCCCGGTCGTCCGTCCAGTATCGTCGATGGGCCGTGGGAATGTCGAAAGCGGGTAAGGGAGATTGCCGCCTGCGGGGGCGATCTTGTGAAAGTTTGTGCCAGCCCGGGTGTGGTGTCTCCTACCGACCATTTGGAGCATCGGGATTTTACCCTTGAGGAACTGGAAGCGATCTGTGACGAAGCCGCTGGGCGGGGGATGTATGTGGCGGCCCATGCCCATAGTCAAAATGGTATCAAATTGGCTATTCAAGCTGGAGTGAAAGATATCCAACACATTTCATTTATGAATGAGGACCTGGCCGAATTGGCCTATGCGAAGGGGTGCGTGGTCACGCCGACTGCATGGGTGGGGCAAAGATTGGCCATGTCAGATGAGTTTAATGCCTTCATTCGGGCCAAAGTTCAACAGGTGGCCGAAAGCCATGCCCAGGCAGTCAAATCTGCGCAAGCCAGCGGGCTCAAACTGTTGGCTGGCACTGATCCGGTATTACCCGATATGCATGGCCGGAATTACATGGAGTTGGTGGCATTGATCGCAGAGGGCGTACCGCCTCTGGCAGCATGGTTCGGAGCGACGGGGTTGGCGGCAGATCAACTTGGCCAAACCGATACAGGAACACTCGCTGAGGGAAAACGCGCCGATATCCTGGTCTGCAAGGAAGATGTGGTGGAGGACCCGTCACGATTTGAAAACGGAGCCCTACTGGAGGTGTTGAAAGATGGCTGGGCCTACCGCAATGGACTTCCGGGTGTGAGGCAACGGACCTTTCCGGATTGCGTGGACTTGGCCCTTAGTTCGAGCTCTTCCTGA